The following are encoded in a window of Salvelinus fontinalis isolate EN_2023a chromosome 40, ASM2944872v1, whole genome shotgun sequence genomic DNA:
- the LOC129838977 gene encoding LOW QUALITY PROTEIN: oocyte zinc finger protein XlCOF6-like (The sequence of the model RefSeq protein was modified relative to this genomic sequence to represent the inferred CDS: deleted 2 bases in 1 codon): MRSLSYSLVNEEEVCWTEKEALVKEEKEEEVITVKQEVESEAVTVKKEEKDVSVKEEEDAFRLEEDVTVKEEEEEKEEDAVFGVKEEGEITVTSKKEEEEEEEETGFLGSVSQTHLKASNGSNDERALVNTRERRDYRGSSGEPQQPHDADKAEKSLSTLEHLKKYQQRPTGKRTHCCFDCGKRFASSTGIKIHQRIHTGEKPFSCTQCGKSFTQSASLISHQRTHTGEKPYNCAQCGKSFTRSTILKSHQRTHTGEKPYSCDECGKSYVTSSSLTKHRRTHTGDKPYNCDECGKRFVTSNSLIKHRRTHTEEKPYSCAQCGKSFIQSSCLTKHQRTHTGEKPFSCNQCGKRFTQSSSLKSHSRTHTGEKPYSCAQCGKSFTRSTILKSHRRTHTGEKSYSCAQCGKSFTESSCLTKHQRTHTGEKPFSCNQCGKSFTQSTGLISHQRTHTVEKPYSCHECGKRFVTSNSLTKHRRTHTGEKPYSCSQCGKSFTESSCLTKHQRTHTGDKPFSCNQCGKRFTQSTSLKSHRRTHTGEKPYSCAQCGKSFTRSTSLKSHRRTHTGEKSYSCAQCGKSFTESSCLTKHQRTHTGEKPFSCNQCGKSFTKSTSLISHQRKHTQEKSYSCAQCGKSFTTSSKWTTNHITHTGEKSQLWSV, from the exons ATGaggtcactaagctactctctTGTTAAtgaagaggaggtctgctggacggagaaagaagctctcgtcaaagaggagaaggaagaggaggttatcacagtaaaacaagaagtagagagtgaggctgttacagtgaaaaaagaagagaaagacgtttcagtgaaagaagaagaagacgcgttcagattggaagaggatgttacagtaaaagaagaggaggaagagaaagaggaggatgcagtttttggagtgaaagaggagggggagattactgtcacatcgaaaaaggaggaggaggaagaagaggaggaaactggatTTCTGGGCTcggtttcccaaacgcatcttaaggcatccaatggttctaacgatgaacggGCCCTGGTTAACACAA gagagagacgtgactatcgtggatcctctggggagcctcaacaacctcatgatgctgacaaggcagagaagagtctctccacattagaacacctcaagaaataccagcagagacccacagggaagagaactcactgctgctttgactgtgggaagagatttgcCTCATCAAcgggcattaaaattcatcagagaatccacacaggagagaaaccttttagctgtactcaatgtgggaagagttttactcaatCAGCaagcctgatatcacaccagagaacacacacaggagagaaaccttataactgtgctcaatgtgggaagagttttactcgttCAACCATTCTgaaatcacaccagagaacacacacaggagagaaaccttatagctgtgatgaatgtgggaagagttatGTTACATCTAGCAGTCTGACTAAAcaccggagaacacacacaggagataaaccttataACTGTGATGAATGTGGAAAGAGATTTGTTACATCTAACAGTCTGATTAAAcaccggagaacacacacagaagagaaaccttatagctgtgctcaatgtgggaagagctttATTCAGTCTAGCTGTCTGactaaacaccagagaacacacacaggagagaagccttttagctgtaatcaatgtgggaagaggtttACTCAGTCATCCAGCCTGAAATCacacagtagaacacacacaggagagaaaccttatagctgtgctcaatgtgggaagagttttactcgttCAACCATTCTGAAATCACAccgtagaacacacacaggagagaaatcttatagctgtgctcaatgtgggaagagctttACTGAGTCTAGCTGTCTGactaaacaccagagaacacacacaggagagaagccttttagctgtaatcaatgtgggaagagttttactcaatCAACCggcctgatatcacaccagagaacacacacagttgagaaaccttatagctgtcatgaatgtgggaagagatttgttacatctaacagtctgactaaacaccggagaacacacacaggagagaaaccatatagctgttctcaatgtgggaagagctttACTGAGTCTAGCTGTCTGactaaacaccagagaacacacacaggagataagccttttagctgtaatcaatgtgggaagaggtttACTCAGTCAACCAGCCTGAAATCACACCGTAGAacgcacacaggagagaaaccttatagctgtgctcaatgtggaaagagttttactcgTTCAACCAGCCTGAAATCACAccgtagaacacacacaggagagaaatcttatagctgtgctcaatgtgggaagagctttACTGAGTCTAGCTGTCTGactaaacaccagagaacacacacaggagagaagccttttagctgtaatcaatgtgggaagagttttactaagtcaaccagcctgatatcacaccagagaaaacacacacag gagaaatcttatagctgtgctcaatgtgggaagagttttactacatctagcaagTGGACTACAAACCATATaacacatacaggagagaaatctCAGCTGTGGTCAGTGTGA